The following proteins are encoded in a genomic region of Nitratireductor sp. GISD-1A_MAKvit:
- the serA gene encoding phosphoglycerate dehydrogenase — translation MAPRVLVSDKLSPTAVQIFKDRGVEVDYLPDLGKDKEKLLSVIDQYDGLAIRSATKVTEKLINNATNLKVVGRAGIGVDNVDIPAASRRGIIVMNTPFGNSITTAEHAIAMLFAVARQIPEANASTHAGKWEKNRFMGVEITGKTLGVIGCGNIGSVVAMRAIGLKMHVVAFDPFLSAERASELGVEKVELDELLKRADFITLHTPLTDKTRGVIDKDAIAKMKKGVRIINCARGGLVVEADLVEGLKSGKVAGAGIDVFETEPATENPLFNMPNVVCTPHLGASTSEAQENVAIQVAEQMSDYLTKGAVTNAINMPSISAEEAPRLKPFIKLAEVLGAFVGQVTDEAIEEVEILFDGSTTDMNRRALISAALAGLIRPQVADVNMVSAPIMAKERGIILSEVKRDKSGVFDGYIKLTVKTSEKTRTIAGTVFSDGKPRFIQIKGINLDAEVGQHMLYTTNYDVPGIIGLLGSICAKHEVNIANFQLGRNRQGGDAIALLYLDAPFPPEVLRELRATDVILSAKPLSFDVAG, via the coding sequence ATGGCGCCCCGCGTACTCGTATCCGACAAACTGTCGCCCACTGCCGTTCAGATCTTCAAGGATCGCGGCGTCGAAGTGGATTACCTGCCCGATCTGGGCAAGGACAAGGAAAAGCTGCTTTCCGTCATCGACCAGTATGACGGCCTTGCCATCCGCTCGGCCACCAAGGTCACCGAAAAGCTCATCAACAATGCCACCAATCTGAAAGTGGTGGGGCGCGCCGGCATCGGTGTGGACAATGTCGACATTCCGGCAGCATCGCGCCGCGGCATCATCGTGATGAACACGCCTTTCGGCAATTCCATCACCACGGCCGAGCACGCCATTGCCATGCTCTTTGCCGTCGCGCGTCAGATCCCGGAGGCGAACGCCTCCACCCATGCCGGCAAGTGGGAGAAGAACCGCTTCATGGGTGTCGAGATCACCGGCAAGACGCTGGGTGTGATCGGTTGCGGCAATATCGGCTCCGTGGTCGCCATGCGCGCCATCGGCCTGAAGATGCATGTGGTGGCCTTCGATCCGTTCCTTTCGGCAGAACGCGCCTCGGAACTGGGTGTCGAGAAGGTGGAACTCGACGAGCTTCTCAAGCGCGCCGACTTCATCACCCTCCACACGCCGCTGACGGACAAGACCCGAGGCGTGATCGACAAGGATGCCATCGCGAAGATGAAAAAGGGCGTGCGCATCATCAACTGCGCGCGCGGCGGGCTCGTGGTTGAGGCCGACCTCGTCGAAGGACTGAAATCCGGCAAGGTGGCGGGTGCCGGCATTGACGTGTTCGAGACGGAGCCGGCAACCGAAAACCCGCTCTTCAACATGCCAAACGTGGTCTGCACGCCGCATCTTGGCGCCTCCACCAGCGAAGCGCAGGAAAACGTCGCCATCCAGGTGGCGGAGCAGATGTCGGATTACCTGACCAAGGGTGCGGTCACGAACGCAATCAACATGCCTTCGATCAGCGCCGAGGAAGCCCCTCGCCTGAAACCCTTTATCAAGCTCGCGGAAGTGCTCGGTGCATTCGTCGGCCAGGTGACAGACGAGGCCATCGAGGAAGTGGAGATCCTGTTCGACGGCTCCACCACCGATATGAACCGCCGCGCGCTCATCAGTGCAGCGCTCGCCGGCCTGATCCGCCCGCAGGTGGCCGACGTCAACATGGTCTCCGCGCCGATCATGGCCAAGGAGCGCGGCATCATCCTGTCGGAGGTCAAGCGCGACAAGTCGGGCGTGTTCGACGGTTATATCAAGCTCACGGTGAAAACCTCCGAGAAGACCCGCACCATCGCCGGCACGGTGTTCTCCGATGGCAAGCCGCGCTTCATCCAGATCAAGGGCATCAATCTCGATGCCGAGGTCGGCCAGCACATGCTCTACACGACCAATTACGACGTGCCGGGCATTATCGGTCTTCTGGGCTCGATCTGCGCCAAGCACGAGGTCAACATCGCCAACTTCCAGTTGGGTCGAAACCGGCAGGGTGGCGATGCCATCGCGCTGCTCTACCTCGATGCGCCTTTCCCGCCGGAAGTCCTGCGGGAGCTGCGCGCAACCGACGTGATCCTTTCCGCCAAGCCGTTGTCCTTCGACGTGGCCGGCTAG